The Pseudochaenichthys georgianus chromosome 24, fPseGeo1.2, whole genome shotgun sequence genome includes a region encoding these proteins:
- the lamp5 gene encoding lysosome-associated membrane glycoprotein 5, giving the protein MGRLDFSTTESARLLLLAVFGVLALSVVLAEQEGENLSGLSNNPDKAIFAVRENGTTCLMVEFAVRFLVPYDVLALNGIDLITEQAAFTLPRGAEIEGTCGSTESEIQISWKNNAYTLRIYFSKELREKDIEVWKISKVQFVYDSSETSHFINAYNPGKHTASTHHLSALVTPAGQSYVCAAQQTLTLISSDHQKGITVSMYDVQIQPFDIASDFMFSEAYKCITDQRERLEETLPLILSFILALIIVITVVVYHFHLKLTAVQPVLPRDRSMYKNM; this is encoded by the exons ATGGGACGACTTGATTTCAGCACCACGGAGAGCGCCCGGCTTCTGCTGCTTGCTGTATTCG GTGTGCTGGCGCTGTCCGTGGTGCTGGCGGAGCAGGAAGGGGAGAACCTTTCCGGTCTCTCCAACAACCCGGACAAAGCCATCTTCGCCGTCCGGGAGAACGGCACGACATGCCTGATGGTGGAGTTCGCCGTGAGATTCCTCGTGCCATATGACGTGCTCGCGCTCAATGGGATAGAC ctgaTCACGGAGCAGGCGGCGTTCACTCTGCCCCGAGGTGCAGAAATCGAGGGGACATGTGGGAGCACGGAGTCAGAGATCCAAATATCCTGGAAGAACAACGCCTACACCCTCCGCATCTACTTCTCTAAG gagCTCCGTGAGAAAGACATTGAGGTCTGGAAGATAAGCAAGGTCCAGTTCGTCTATGACTCCTCTGAGACATCGCACTTCATCAACGCGTACAACC CGGGGAAGCACACAGCCAGCACCCACCACCTGTCGGCCCTGGTGACCCCCGCCGGGCAGTCATATGTGTGTGCAGCTCAGCAGACCCTCACCCTCATCTCAAGCGACCACCAGAAGGGCATCACCGTCTCTATGTATGACGTCCAAATCCAGCCCTTCGACATCGCCTCTGACTTCATGTTCAGCGAAG CCTACAAGTGCATCACTGACCAACGGGAGCGCCTGGAGGAGACCCTCCCCCTCATTCTGAGTTTCATTTTGGCCCTTATAATCGTCATCACAGTCGTGGTCTACCACTTCCACCTGAAGCTGACAGCGGTCCAGCCCGTGCTGCCCAGAGATCGCTCCATGTACAAGAACATGTAG